From the Prosthecodimorpha staleyi genome, one window contains:
- a CDS encoding low affinity iron permease family protein, with amino-acid sequence MTKFLTNRFELLAEWISIHLGHPYAFTAALALVVIWAVTGPVFDFSDTWQLVINTGTTICTFLMVFLLQNTGNRTIEEMQERLRSMERLNRDMLAELRAARAAHDAPALPSRDAA; translated from the coding sequence ATGACCAAGTTCCTCACCAACCGCTTCGAACTGCTGGCCGAGTGGATCTCGATCCATCTCGGTCACCCCTATGCCTTCACGGCCGCGCTCGCGCTGGTCGTGATTTGGGCAGTGACCGGCCCGGTCTTCGATTTTTCGGATACCTGGCAGCTGGTCATCAATACCGGCACGACCATCTGCACCTTCCTGATGGTCTTCCTGCTCCAGAACACCGGCAACCGGACCATCGAGGAGATGCAGGAGCGGCTGCGCAGCATGGAGCGGCTGAACCGCGACATGCTGGCCGAACTGCGCGCGGCCCGGGCCGCCCATGACGCCCCGGCGCTGCCCAGCCGGGACGCGGCCTGA
- a CDS encoding DUF2259 domain-containing protein — protein MPSRCQNLLRAIALIAILATPSAGSVWAADAARRDILGFSPDGTYFAFEEYGVQDASNFPYSNLYVIDNRIDEWVPGSPFRTHLQQNWAKLDQARSQTRNQASSTLVALGIGRQGKTILSDPADKVEAAARFLAFTVPDDARSPGLGTVRLRLTEHQLTRQGCNFGNELRGFVLQLEDAQGQPIRILHEDKDLPPSRGCPKGYGLSDVIVYPRDGRGPVLIVIVSVYRFGFGGGERRYIGIAASFDKNPQAGKAIAAPDGGTPAAGSGPAPVPGIAAAPAGSKPPAKPKPPKKPKPKKPKPAAPTATPAPAATDPAPAADGQ, from the coding sequence GTGCCGTCCCGGTGCCAAAATCTGCTTCGCGCCATCGCGCTCATCGCCATCCTGGCGACGCCCTCCGCCGGTTCGGTGTGGGCGGCGGACGCGGCACGGCGCGACATTCTCGGATTCTCGCCGGACGGCACCTACTTCGCCTTCGAGGAATACGGCGTCCAGGACGCGTCGAACTTCCCCTATTCCAACCTCTACGTGATCGACAACCGCATCGACGAATGGGTGCCGGGCTCGCCTTTCCGCACCCATCTGCAGCAGAACTGGGCCAAGCTCGATCAGGCGCGCAGCCAGACCCGCAACCAGGCCTCCTCAACGCTGGTCGCCCTCGGCATCGGCCGCCAGGGCAAGACGATCCTCAGCGATCCGGCCGACAAGGTCGAGGCCGCGGCGCGGTTCCTCGCCTTCACGGTGCCGGACGACGCCCGCTCGCCCGGCCTCGGCACCGTCCGGCTGCGGCTGACCGAACACCAGCTGACCCGCCAGGGCTGCAATTTCGGCAACGAGCTGCGCGGCTTCGTGCTTCAGCTCGAGGACGCCCAGGGCCAGCCGATCCGCATCCTGCACGAAGACAAGGACCTGCCGCCGAGCCGCGGCTGCCCGAAGGGCTACGGCCTGTCCGACGTGATCGTCTATCCGCGCGACGGCCGCGGCCCGGTCCTGATCGTGATCGTCAGCGTCTACCGCTTCGGCTTCGGCGGCGGCGAGCGCCGCTACATCGGCATCGCCGCGAGCTTCGACAAGAACCCGCAGGCCGGCAAGGCGATCGCCGCGCCGGACGGGGGCACGCCGGCGGCCGGGTCGGGGCCCGCCCCGGTCCCGGGGATCGCCGCCGCGCCGGCCGGCTCCAAGCCGCCCGCCAAACCCAAGCCGCCCAAGAAGCCCAAGCCGAAAAAGCCGAAGCCGGCGGCCCCGACGGCGACACCGGCACCGGCGGCTACCGATCCGGCGCCGGCCGCCGACGGTCAGTGA
- a CDS encoding indolepyruvate ferredoxin oxidoreductase family protein, with translation MTEAVRAITLDDKYALESGRAYMTGIQALVRLPLDRIRFDRRAGLDTAGFISGYRGSPLGGYDQQLTGARRLLGAHNVVFTPGVNEELAATAVWGTQKVGLAGQGSKHDGVFGIWYGKAPGVDRCGDVFRHANASGTDRHGGCLAIAGDDHLAKSSTVACQSEFHFADLEIPVLNPADLQDVLDFGLHGLELSRYSGLWVSLIALADTMDSSGIVDVDPARLKLLRPRDLMDPRDGGDFNKPILLKTRLENEASVREIRLPAAKAYVRANGLDGIRFGSPRPRIGLVATGKAYRDLRQALDLLGIDDARATRMGLAIYKVAMSWPIEPIGIANFAKSLETLVVVEHKRPLMEAQIKDLLYNWPDHRRPQIWGKTTPKGEPFLSSIRDLSAAEMVPALMSVLPGAAEDAEMRAVADRMVQQSMWAQGHATDAKRSPYFCSGCPHSSSTKVPDGARAMPGIGCHAMTEVAERTTEGLVAMGGEGVPWVGAHHFARDGHMFANLGDGTFYHSGSLAIRQAVAARVPITYKILFNDAVAMTGGQPHDGPLTVPKIVALVAAEGVERIVVVSDHPEQLSARSDLRGVPVHHRDDLLTVERELQGYKGVSVLVYDQTCAAEKRRRRKKGSIADPARRLFVNDRVCEDCGDCSVQSNCVSVEPVATDFGRKRKINQSSCNKDYSCVNGFCPSFVWVEGGAVRRAPKTGPDSATLAAALPVPVQAGLERTLNLLVTGIGGMGVTTVGAVLAVAAHLDGLNTLTLDMTGLAQKGGPVTSFVRFAPGGTAIEGPRVPTAALDVLIASDMLVAAGAETLTVMSQARTATVANTRVAPTAEFVLRQVQSFEAARLSRTLAEASRNYAEFNAAGLAEKLFGDAIYANMMLVGAALQKGLLPVTLAALENAIRLNGASVAPNLQALHAGRLIAVDPAAVLALVEPDAVLPERSLDERIAFLAEELTRYQDAAYAARYRDQVAAVRDAEARAMGPGVERLAWAAAENLYKVMAIKDEYEVARLYADPAFKAKLAEQFEGVEKVRVMLAPPLLARHDPATGRPRKIAFGPWVFGAFRLLAGLKGLRGSVFDPFARTGERRSERALREGYAADLQRLARDLTPANHGLAVEIARVPETVKGYGPVKEANMARAAKRREGLVERFAAGPAARPVLVAAE, from the coding sequence ATGACGGAAGCGGTCAGGGCGATCACGCTCGACGACAAGTATGCGCTGGAAAGCGGCCGGGCCTACATGACCGGCATCCAGGCGCTGGTACGCCTGCCGCTCGACCGCATCCGGTTCGACCGGCGCGCCGGGCTCGACACGGCCGGCTTCATCTCCGGCTATCGCGGCTCGCCGCTCGGCGGCTACGACCAGCAACTGACCGGTGCGCGCCGCCTGCTCGGCGCCCACAACGTGGTCTTCACCCCTGGCGTCAACGAGGAACTCGCCGCCACCGCCGTCTGGGGCACCCAGAAGGTCGGGCTGGCCGGCCAGGGTTCCAAGCATGACGGCGTCTTCGGCATCTGGTACGGCAAGGCGCCCGGCGTCGACCGCTGCGGCGACGTGTTCCGCCACGCCAATGCCTCCGGAACGGACCGGCACGGCGGCTGCCTGGCGATTGCCGGCGACGACCATCTCGCCAAGTCCTCGACCGTCGCCTGCCAGTCCGAATTCCATTTCGCCGACCTGGAGATCCCGGTTCTCAACCCGGCCGACCTGCAGGACGTGCTCGATTTCGGCCTGCACGGGCTGGAGCTGTCGCGCTATTCCGGCCTCTGGGTCTCGCTGATCGCGCTCGCCGACACGATGGATTCCTCCGGCATCGTCGACGTCGATCCCGCCCGGCTGAAGCTGCTTCGCCCGCGCGACCTGATGGATCCGCGCGACGGCGGCGACTTCAACAAGCCGATCCTGCTCAAGACGCGGCTCGAAAACGAAGCCTCCGTGCGCGAGATCCGGCTGCCGGCCGCCAAGGCCTATGTCCGGGCGAACGGGCTCGACGGCATCCGCTTCGGCTCGCCGCGCCCGCGCATCGGCCTGGTCGCGACCGGCAAGGCCTATCGCGACCTGCGCCAGGCGCTCGACCTGCTCGGCATCGACGACGCGCGCGCCACCCGGATGGGGCTCGCCATCTACAAGGTTGCGATGAGCTGGCCGATCGAACCGATCGGCATCGCCAATTTCGCCAAGTCGCTGGAAACGCTGGTGGTGGTCGAGCACAAGCGGCCGCTGATGGAAGCCCAGATCAAGGACCTGCTCTACAACTGGCCGGACCATCGGCGTCCCCAAATCTGGGGCAAGACCACGCCGAAGGGCGAGCCCTTCCTGTCGTCGATCCGCGATCTCTCCGCCGCCGAGATGGTGCCGGCGCTGATGTCGGTGCTGCCGGGCGCGGCCGAGGATGCGGAGATGCGCGCGGTCGCCGACCGCATGGTGCAGCAGTCCATGTGGGCGCAGGGCCACGCCACCGACGCCAAGCGCTCGCCCTATTTCTGCTCCGGCTGCCCGCATTCGAGCTCGACCAAGGTGCCGGATGGCGCCCGCGCGATGCCGGGCATCGGCTGCCACGCCATGACCGAGGTCGCCGAGCGGACCACCGAGGGCCTGGTCGCCATGGGCGGGGAGGGCGTGCCGTGGGTCGGCGCGCATCATTTCGCCAGGGACGGGCACATGTTCGCCAATCTCGGTGACGGCACCTTCTACCATTCCGGCAGCCTCGCCATCCGCCAGGCGGTCGCCGCCAGGGTGCCGATCACCTACAAGATCCTGTTCAACGACGCCGTCGCCATGACCGGCGGCCAGCCCCATGACGGCCCGCTCACCGTGCCGAAGATCGTCGCCCTGGTGGCGGCCGAAGGCGTCGAGCGGATCGTCGTGGTCAGCGACCATCCCGAACAGCTGTCCGCCCGGTCGGACCTGCGCGGCGTGCCGGTGCACCATCGCGACGACCTCCTGACCGTCGAGCGCGAGCTGCAGGGCTACAAGGGCGTGTCCGTGCTGGTCTACGACCAGACCTGCGCGGCCGAGAAGCGGCGCCGGCGCAAGAAGGGCAGCATCGCCGACCCGGCCCGACGCCTGTTCGTCAACGACCGCGTCTGCGAAGACTGCGGCGACTGTTCGGTGCAGTCCAACTGCGTCTCGGTCGAGCCGGTCGCGACCGATTTCGGCCGCAAGCGCAAAATCAATCAGTCGAGCTGCAACAAGGACTATTCCTGCGTCAACGGCTTCTGCCCGTCCTTCGTCTGGGTGGAAGGCGGCGCCGTCCGGCGCGCGCCGAAGACCGGGCCGGATTCGGCGACGCTCGCCGCCGCGCTGCCGGTGCCGGTCCAGGCCGGCCTGGAGCGGACGCTGAACCTGCTCGTCACCGGCATCGGCGGCATGGGAGTGACCACGGTCGGCGCCGTGCTGGCCGTCGCCGCCCATCTCGACGGGTTGAACACGCTGACGCTCGACATGACCGGCCTCGCCCAGAAGGGCGGCCCCGTCACCTCCTTCGTCCGTTTCGCTCCCGGCGGCACGGCGATCGAGGGTCCGCGCGTGCCGACCGCCGCGCTCGACGTGCTGATCGCCTCCGACATGCTGGTCGCGGCCGGCGCCGAGACGCTGACGGTGATGTCGCAGGCGCGCACCGCCACGGTTGCCAACACCCGTGTCGCCCCGACGGCCGAATTCGTGCTGCGCCAGGTGCAGTCCTTCGAGGCGGCGCGGCTGTCACGGACGCTCGCCGAGGCCTCGCGCAACTATGCCGAGTTCAATGCCGCCGGCCTGGCCGAGAAGCTGTTCGGCGACGCCATTTACGCCAACATGATGCTGGTCGGCGCCGCGCTGCAGAAGGGGCTGCTGCCGGTCACGCTGGCCGCGCTCGAAAATGCCATCCGGCTCAACGGCGCCTCTGTCGCCCCCAACCTGCAGGCGCTCCATGCCGGCCGTCTGATCGCGGTCGATCCGGCCGCGGTCCTGGCCCTGGTCGAGCCGGATGCGGTCCTGCCGGAGCGCAGCCTCGACGAGCGCATTGCGTTCCTCGCCGAGGAACTGACCCGCTACCAGGATGCCGCCTATGCGGCGCGCTACCGCGACCAGGTCGCGGCGGTGCGCGATGCCGAGGCCCGCGCCATGGGGCCGGGCGTCGAGCGGCTGGCCTGGGCGGCGGCGGAAAATCTCTACAAGGTCATGGCGATCAAGGACGAATACGAGGTCGCCAGGCTCTATGCCGACCCGGCCTTCAAGGCCAAGCTCGCCGAGCAGTTCGAGGGGGTCGAGAAGGTCCGCGTCATGCTCGCCCCGCCGCTCCTCGCCCGGCACGACCCGGCGACCGGGCGGCCGCGCAAGATCGCCTTCGGCCCCTGGGTGTTCGGCGCCTTCCGGCTGCTCGCCGGCCTGAAGGGCCTGCGCGGCAGTGTCTTCGACCCGTTCGCCCGCACCGGCGAACGCCGTTCGGAGCGCGCCTTGCGCGAGGGCTATGCGGCCGACCTGCAACGGCTCGCCCGCGACCTGACGCCGGCCAACCATGGACTGGCGGTCGAGATCGCCCGCGTGCCCGAGACCGTGAAAGGGTACGGCCCGGTCAAGGAAGCCAACATGGCGCGGGCCGCCAAGCGGCGCGAAGGGCTGGTCGAACGCTTCGCCGCCGGTCCCGCGGCGCGCCCGGTCCTGGTGGCGGCCGAGTAG
- a CDS encoding Lrp/AsnC family transcriptional regulator translates to MTDQISLDAGDIRILRVLQEDASLSVADVANRAGMSQTPCWRRIKRLKEAGVIRRTAALVDREKVGLGFASYTFVKLALPSTENMQEFDRMVNRWPEVVLCERITGAVDYMIKVVADDIKAYDDFLRMKLLNSQLVSDVQSRIVVATVKDTPSLPLREP, encoded by the coding sequence ATGACCGATCAAATTTCACTCGACGCCGGGGACATTCGAATCCTGCGCGTCCTGCAGGAGGACGCCTCGCTTTCGGTGGCCGATGTGGCGAACCGGGCCGGGATGAGCCAGACGCCCTGCTGGCGCCGGATCAAGCGCCTGAAGGAGGCCGGCGTGATCCGGCGCACCGCCGCGCTGGTCGACCGCGAGAAGGTCGGCCTCGGCTTCGCCTCCTACACCTTCGTCAAGCTCGCCCTGCCGTCGACCGAGAACATGCAGGAGTTCGACCGGATGGTGAACCGATGGCCGGAAGTGGTTCTTTGCGAGAGAATAACGGGCGCCGTCGATTACATGATCAAGGTCGTCGCCGACGACATCAAGGCCTATGACGACTTCCTGCGCATGAAGCTGCTGAATTCGCAGCTGGTGTCGGACGTGCAGTCGCGCATCGTCGTGGCGACCGTCAAGGACACGCCGAGCCTGCCGCTGCGCGAACCTTAA
- the purB gene encoding adenylosuccinate lyase, whose translation MIPRYSRPEMVAVWEPQARFRIWFEIEAHATDALAELGVVPKEAARRVWELGGPAQFDVARIDEIERVTKHDVIAFLTHLAEIVGPEARFVHQGMTSSDVLDTCFAVQLVRAADILIADVDQLLKAIERRAFEHKLTPTIGRSHGIHAEPVTFGLKLAEAYAEFTRARQRLVFARHEVATCAISGAVGTFANIDPRVEEHVAEKMGLAVEPVSTQVIPRDRHAMFFAVLGVVASSVERLAIEVRHLQRTEVLEAEEYFSPGQKGSSAMPHKRNPVLTENLTGLARMVRAYAMPAMENVALWHERDISHSSVERMIGPDATVTLDFALARLTGVIDKLVVYPERMAMNMDRLGGLVHSQRILLALTQAGVSREESYRLVQRNAMKVWDSYQRDGSASVDFLEELLADPDVRAALSEAEIREKFDLGYHLKHVDTIFRRVFGRA comes from the coding sequence ATGATCCCCCGCTATTCCCGTCCCGAGATGGTCGCCGTCTGGGAGCCGCAGGCGCGCTTCCGCATCTGGTTCGAGATCGAAGCGCATGCGACCGACGCGCTCGCCGAACTCGGCGTGGTGCCGAAGGAAGCCGCCAGGCGGGTCTGGGAGCTGGGCGGGCCGGCGCAGTTCGACGTGGCGCGGATCGACGAGATCGAGCGCGTCACCAAGCATGACGTGATCGCCTTCCTGACGCATCTGGCCGAGATCGTCGGGCCGGAGGCGCGCTTCGTGCACCAGGGCATGACCTCCTCGGACGTGCTCGACACCTGCTTCGCCGTGCAGCTGGTGCGCGCCGCCGACATCCTGATCGCCGACGTAGACCAACTCCTCAAGGCGATCGAACGGCGCGCCTTCGAGCACAAGCTGACCCCGACCATCGGCCGCTCGCACGGCATCCATGCCGAGCCGGTCACCTTCGGGCTGAAGCTCGCCGAGGCCTATGCCGAATTCACCCGCGCCCGGCAGCGGCTGGTCTTCGCCCGCCACGAGGTCGCCACCTGCGCGATCTCCGGTGCGGTCGGCACCTTCGCCAATATCGACCCGCGCGTCGAAGAGCATGTCGCGGAGAAGATGGGCCTCGCCGTCGAGCCGGTCTCGACCCAGGTCATCCCGCGCGACCGGCACGCCATGTTCTTCGCCGTGCTCGGCGTGGTCGCCTCCTCGGTCGAGCGACTGGCGATCGAGGTCCGCCACCTTCAGCGCACCGAGGTCCTGGAGGCGGAGGAGTATTTCTCGCCCGGCCAGAAGGGCTCCTCGGCCATGCCGCACAAGCGCAACCCGGTCCTGACCGAGAACCTGACCGGGCTCGCCCGCATGGTGCGCGCCTACGCGATGCCGGCGATGGAGAATGTCGCCCTCTGGCACGAGCGCGACATCTCGCATTCCTCGGTCGAGCGCATGATCGGCCCGGATGCGACCGTGACGCTCGATTTCGCGCTCGCCCGGCTGACCGGGGTGATCGACAAGCTGGTCGTCTATCCCGAGCGCATGGCCATGAACATGGACCGGCTCGGCGGCCTGGTGCATTCGCAGCGCATCCTGCTCGCCCTGACCCAAGCCGGCGTCAGCCGCGAGGAGTCCTACCGGCTGGTCCAGCGCAACGCCATGAAGGTCTGGGACAGCTACCAGCGCGACGGCAGCGCCAGCGTCGACTTCCTGGAGGAACTGCTCGCCGACCCGGATGTCCGCGCCGCCCTGTCGGAGGCGGAGATCCGCGAGAAGTTCGATCTCGGCTATCACCTGAAGCATGTCGACACGATCTTCCGGCGCGTCTTCGGACGGGCCTAG
- a CDS encoding methyl-accepting chemotaxis protein yields MQLRQIILGLNAASFLVAATLSGIIFFLAGEYREAARRTEDGITALRQQTDADMAHDSILAAVYRSYYAASTKDAAMLAEVQADLKSYEEIFASRLAKLETVELGAKARAAAAKVKPALQAYVATAGVLIENARRGDLASLTARLPEFDRAFKVLEEEMEQVSNLVEAANEEVHADTEHAVAIGDASKWIGLAFAVLIAGIMVLVADRRISRPIASMTAQMRRLAEGDTSMDISHADRPDEIGAMARAVQFFRNTMLDRERLETSARQEETKHDAQSRELERIILDFRRDVSTAIEQLSNGTRSMDGSAASLRSVAGLTASQADTAARASSRASANIETITAATEEMGTSIADIADRANRASAMVAKVAAVASRTNADMAALAATAEEIGTVVEMIRTIADQTNLLALNATIEAARAGTAGRGFAVVASEVKSLAEQTAKATGDIARRVEAIQTAAHATEGSVQEIAGTIDGVTDLTASIAASVGEQDRATREIAANITETSRGSAEVANSVGGLRGAASETETAAAEVKRVSDDLAAVAGRLGSTVDGFLKVITEEVRQRRDRQRSAA; encoded by the coding sequence ATGCAATTGCGCCAGATCATCCTCGGTTTGAATGCAGCCTCCTTTCTGGTCGCCGCTACGCTGTCCGGCATCATCTTCTTCCTGGCCGGAGAGTATCGGGAGGCGGCACGGCGGACGGAGGACGGCATCACGGCCCTGCGGCAGCAGACCGATGCCGACATGGCGCATGATTCGATCCTGGCGGCCGTCTATCGCTCCTATTATGCGGCCAGCACCAAGGATGCGGCGATGCTCGCCGAGGTGCAGGCCGACCTGAAGTCCTACGAGGAGATCTTCGCCTCCCGTCTGGCGAAACTGGAAACCGTGGAACTCGGCGCCAAGGCGCGTGCGGCCGCCGCCAAGGTCAAGCCGGCTTTGCAGGCCTATGTGGCGACGGCCGGCGTCCTGATCGAGAATGCCCGTCGCGGCGATCTCGCCAGCCTGACGGCCCGGCTGCCCGAATTCGATCGTGCCTTCAAGGTGCTCGAAGAGGAGATGGAGCAGGTCAGCAACCTGGTCGAAGCCGCGAACGAAGAAGTGCATGCCGATACCGAACACGCAGTCGCGATCGGCGATGCCAGCAAGTGGATCGGCCTCGCCTTCGCGGTCCTGATCGCCGGCATCATGGTTCTGGTGGCGGACCGCCGCATCAGCCGGCCGATCGCCTCCATGACCGCCCAGATGCGCCGCCTTGCGGAGGGCGATACCTCGATGGACATTAGCCATGCCGACCGCCCCGACGAGATCGGCGCCATGGCACGGGCCGTGCAGTTCTTCCGCAACACGATGCTCGATCGGGAGCGGCTGGAGACGAGCGCGCGGCAGGAAGAGACCAAGCACGACGCGCAGAGCCGCGAGTTGGAGCGGATCATTCTCGACTTCCGCCGGGACGTGAGCACGGCGATCGAGCAGCTGTCCAACGGCACCCGCTCGATGGACGGCTCCGCCGCCTCGCTGCGCAGCGTCGCGGGGTTGACCGCCAGCCAGGCCGATACCGCGGCCCGCGCCTCCAGCCGGGCGTCGGCCAATATCGAGACGATCACGGCCGCGACCGAGGAGATGGGAACCTCGATCGCCGACATCGCCGACCGCGCCAACCGGGCCTCCGCGATGGTCGCGAAGGTCGCCGCCGTGGCCAGCCGGACCAATGCCGACATGGCCGCCCTCGCCGCGACCGCCGAGGAGATCGGCACCGTGGTCGAGATGATCCGGACCATCGCGGACCAGACCAATCTGCTCGCCCTCAACGCCACCATCGAAGCCGCCCGCGCCGGCACGGCCGGCCGCGGTTTCGCGGTGGTCGCCTCCGAGGTCAAGTCGCTCGCCGAACAGACCGCGAAGGCCACCGGCGACATCGCACGCCGGGTCGAGGCCATCCAGACGGCCGCCCATGCCACCGAGGGATCGGTCCAGGAGATTGCCGGAACCATCGACGGCGTGACGGACCTGACGGCGTCCATTGCCGCCTCGGTCGGCGAACAGGATCGTGCGACGCGCGAGATCGCTGCCAATATTACCGAGACTTCGCGCGGTTCGGCCGAAGTCGCCAACAGCGTCGGCGGACTGCGTGGAGCGGCCAGCGAGACCGAGACCGCCGCCGCGGAAGTCAAGCGCGTCTCGGATGACCTGGCGGCCGTCGCCGGGCGCCTGGGCAGCACGGTGGACGGCTTCCTGAAGGTGATCACCGAGGAGGTGCGCCAGCGCCGGGACAGGCAGCGCAGCGCGGCCTGA
- a CDS encoding NAD(P)/FAD-dependent oxidoreductase, giving the protein MSDVIVLGAGMVGVSAALHLAMKGRSVVLVDRREPGEETSYGNTGIVQREGYIPVTIPKDPRALLRYALNRAPEANYHLSHLPKVAGWLMQLWSRSNVAGIEAYAADNELLCRHAVDEHRALAAAAGAERYFRQTGWIRLYRSLASFAGAAKLFELCDRYGVAYRVMDADGLAEIEPHLARIMHKAAIWPETDSVSWPAGVTKAYAARFQALGGRFVHGDARSLTRTGDGWSVEAGGETITAREVVVALGPWTGDVLAPLGLKFPLLAKRGYHMHFGATGNAVLNHPIVDVEHGFCLTPMEKGIRLTTAVEFADRDAPPTPRQLEQLKPIARALFPLAEERDETPWLGRRPALPDSLPVIGRAPGIPGMWLDFGHGHLGFTQGPISGRLIAEAMTGQTPLVDLRPFRAERFFGG; this is encoded by the coding sequence ATGAGCGATGTGATTGTCCTCGGTGCCGGCATGGTCGGCGTCTCCGCCGCCTTGCACCTGGCCATGAAGGGCCGATCGGTGGTGCTGGTCGACCGCCGCGAGCCGGGCGAGGAGACCAGCTACGGTAATACCGGCATCGTCCAGCGTGAGGGCTATATCCCGGTCACCATCCCGAAGGATCCGCGCGCACTGCTGCGCTATGCGCTCAACCGGGCGCCGGAGGCGAACTATCACCTGTCGCACCTGCCCAAGGTCGCCGGCTGGCTGATGCAGCTCTGGTCGCGCTCCAATGTGGCCGGCATCGAGGCCTATGCGGCCGACAACGAATTGCTCTGCCGCCATGCGGTCGACGAACATCGCGCACTGGCGGCGGCCGCGGGCGCGGAGCGGTACTTCCGGCAGACCGGCTGGATCCGGCTCTATCGCAGCCTAGCGAGCTTTGCCGGTGCGGCCAAGCTGTTCGAATTGTGCGACCGCTACGGCGTCGCCTACCGGGTCATGGATGCCGACGGCCTGGCCGAGATCGAGCCGCATCTGGCGCGCATCATGCACAAGGCGGCGATCTGGCCGGAAACCGACAGCGTGTCCTGGCCGGCCGGCGTCACCAAGGCCTATGCGGCCCGCTTCCAGGCGCTTGGCGGCCGCTTCGTGCATGGCGACGCACGCTCGCTGACGCGGACGGGGGACGGCTGGTCGGTCGAAGCCGGCGGCGAGACGATCACGGCGCGCGAGGTCGTCGTCGCGCTCGGCCCCTGGACCGGCGATGTCCTGGCACCGCTCGGGCTGAAATTCCCGCTCCTGGCCAAGCGCGGCTATCACATGCATTTCGGCGCGACCGGCAATGCGGTGCTGAACCACCCGATCGTCGATGTCGAGCACGGCTTCTGCCTGACCCCGATGGAGAAGGGCATCCGGCTGACCACCGCGGTCGAATTCGCCGACCGCGACGCGCCGCCGACCCCGCGCCAGCTCGAACAGTTAAAGCCGATCGCCCGGGCCCTGTTCCCGCTCGCCGAGGAGCGCGACGAGACGCCCTGGCTCGGCCGGCGGCCCGCCCTGCCGGATTCGCTGCCGGTGATCGGACGGGCGCCGGGCATTCCGGGGATGTGGCTCGATTTCGGCCATGGCCATCTGGGCTTCACGCAGGGACCGATCTCGGGCAGGCTGATCGCCGAGGCAATGACCGGCCAGACGCCGCTCGTCGACCTCCGCCCCTTCCGGGCCGAACGCTTCTTCGGAGGTTGA
- a CDS encoding metallophosphoesterase family protein: MRLALIADIHGNALALEAVIADLADTAPDLVVNLGDCLSGPLLPAETADQLIDLGWVTVRGNHDRHLLEQAADAMGPSDRFAHDRIDDGHRDWLGTLPASLRVEGEILLCHGTPTSDDSYLVETVTALGPIGAGGDEIDRRLGGIMATLIACGHSHRPGIYRLPTGRTVVNPGSVGLPAYRDETPVPHAMAVGSPHARYAIIERGREGEWCATFRVLEYDWDQAAALARRAGRPDWAEALATGWIAG; encoded by the coding sequence TTGCGCCTCGCCCTCATCGCCGACATCCATGGCAATGCCCTCGCCCTCGAGGCGGTGATCGCCGATCTGGCCGACACGGCGCCCGATCTGGTCGTCAATCTCGGCGACTGCCTGTCCGGCCCGCTGCTGCCGGCCGAGACGGCGGACCAGCTGATCGATCTCGGCTGGGTGACGGTCCGCGGCAATCACGACCGGCATCTGCTCGAACAGGCCGCCGACGCGATGGGTCCGTCCGACCGCTTCGCCCATGACCGGATCGACGACGGGCATCGCGACTGGCTCGGCACCCTTCCGGCCAGCCTGCGCGTCGAGGGCGAGATCCTGCTCTGCCACGGCACGCCGACATCGGACGACAGCTATCTGGTCGAGACCGTGACGGCCCTCGGCCCGATCGGCGCGGGCGGCGACGAGATCGACCGGCGGCTCGGCGGCATCATGGCGACGCTGATCGCCTGCGGCCACAGCCACCGCCCCGGCATCTACCGGCTGCCGACCGGGCGCACCGTGGTCAACCCGGGCAGCGTCGGCCTGCCGGCCTATCGCGACGAGACGCCGGTTCCGCACGCCATGGCGGTCGGCAGCCCGCATGCGCGCTACGCCATCATCGAGCGCGGCCGCGAGGGCGAGTGGTGCGCCACCTTCCGGGTCCTCGAATATGACTGGGACCAGGCCGCCGCCCTCGCCCGTCGCGCCGGGCGCCCGGACTGGGCCGAGGCTCTGGCGACCGGCTGGATCGCCGGCTGA